A part of Nitrospirota bacterium genomic DNA contains:
- a CDS encoding rRNA pseudouridine synthase — protein MLERLQKIIANSGAASRRKAEELIVDGLVTVNGNVVRELGTKADPEKDAIKVSGKLIRLPERHTYIVLNKPQGYITSMNDPEGRPIVTELLKGVKARVFPVGRLDYDTEGLLIMTDDGDLAHSLMHPSHEIAKTYLVKIKGYLEDKEMEKLETGVKLEDGLTSPAVVRKLKKADANSWIELTIHEGRYHQVKRMMEKVGHQVIKLIRVRYGFIELGNLPPGTFRYMTAEEVKSLKKGK, from the coding sequence ATGTTAGAACGATTACAAAAAATAATAGCAAATTCAGGTGCAGCTTCAAGGCGAAAGGCTGAGGAGCTTATTGTTGACGGGTTGGTTACTGTTAATGGAAATGTGGTGCGTGAACTTGGGACAAAGGCTGACCCTGAGAAGGATGCTATCAAGGTATCAGGGAAATTAATACGCCTGCCTGAGAGACACACGTATATAGTTCTTAATAAACCGCAGGGATATATTACTTCAATGAACGACCCTGAGGGTAGGCCCATAGTTACAGAGCTTCTGAAGGGTGTGAAGGCAAGGGTATTTCCTGTCGGCAGGCTCGATTATGACACAGAGGGTCTTCTTATCATGACCGACGACGGCGATCTGGCACACAGCCTTATGCATCCGTCACATGAGATTGCAAAGACATACCTCGTGAAGATAAAGGGGTACCTTGAAGATAAAGAGATGGAGAAGCTGGAAACAGGCGTCAAACTTGAAGACGGGCTAACCTCACCGGCAGTTGTCAGGAAATTAAAAAAGGCAGATGCGAACTCATGGATTGAACTTACCATACACGAAGGCAGATACCATCAGGTAAAAAGGATGATGGAAAAGGTGGGGCATCAGGTGATAAAACTTATTCGTGTAAGGTATGGTTTTATAGAACTGGGCAATCTTCCTCCCGGTACGTTCAGGTATATGACTGCTGAGGAAGTGAAGAGCCTAAAGAAAGGTAAATAG